In Deinococcus aquiradiocola, the sequence GATGGAGATGGCCGGGCTCAGGCCCTCAATGCCGTCCACGTCGGGTTTCTCCATCAGGCCCAGGAACTGCCGGGCGTAGGCGGACAGGCTTTCCACGTAGCGGCGCTGCCCTTCGGCGTAGATGGTGTCGAAGGCCAGCGTGCTCTTGCCGCTGCCCGACACGCCCGTGATGACCACGAATTTGTTCCGGGGCAGTTCGACGGTCACGTTTTTGAGGTTGTGTTCCCGCGCCCCGCGCACGATCAGGTTCTGGTTCTGCAAGGTCGTAGCTCCTTCAAGGGAAAGTACCGGTGGGCGTCTTCTGTTGCCTGCAGATTTCAGACCCGTGCTTCTTGACTCAACAGGGCAGTTTAGCACCCCGGGGCAGGATGGCAAGGCGCTGATCTCACGTACCCACGCCCACACATTCGCTACCCTTCAGGGTTACCCGCACCGCACCCGCATCCCGGCGCCGCCACCCACGACCGCCGGACTACACTGCGGGCATGGCCGACCCAGCCCGGCACCTCCGCCTGCCGTCCAGGCCACCCGGAGCGCGCCCCCTGGAATTCCGCCCGCCCGTCCTGAACGGCGTGGTGCTCGCCGCGCTCCTCACCTCCGGCGCGTGGCAACTCTTCACCGAACTGCGCCAGCCGGCCGGAGCGTGCTGCACCCCGTCCTATTACAATCACCTGCCGTCCATCCGGTTCATGGCCGCCTGGACGGCCCTCGTGGCCCTGCAGTGCCTCGTGACGTTCCAGGTGGTCGCCGTGCAGGGCGACACCGTCCGCGTCCGGCTGTTCGGCACGCCCCTGGGCTTCACGCGCCCGCTCGGGCACGTGCGCGTCACCCGGCACCGTGCCGCCAGCGGGGCCGCCACGGACAGCGTTGGGACGGACACCGCCCAGGACTACATCTTCCGGCTCGGCCCGTGGCCCCTCGGGATCAGGCCCGACCACGCCGACTACGCCGAACTCATCACCGACCTGCCCGCGCCCCACTGAACGCCCGACCGTTCTCTTCCGAGGCGCGGGTTGCAGGTTCAGGTGCGGGCGTTCAGCCACCCGATGAGGGCGGAGGTCATCTCGTCGCGGACGGTGTCGTTGAAGAGTTCGTGGTATCCGCCGGGCACTTCGGTGTAGGTCCGGTCGGTGCTGGCAATTTCTTTCGCGAAGCGGCGGGAGCCGTTCACGTCGGTCAGTTTGTCGGCGTCGCCGTGCACGATCAGGGTGGGCAGCGTCCAGGCGGGCACCTTCGCCCACAGCCCTTCCGAGACGTTCAGCATGCTGATGGCGGTCAGCACCGGCACTTTGCCGTGGTACATCTGCGGGTCCTGCTCGTAGGCGGTCACTTCCTCGGCCACCCGCGACAGACCGCCGGTGGGCAGGACGGTGAGCGGCAGGGCGGGGGCCACGCGGGCCAGGACGCGGCCTGCGGCTTTCAGCCAGCCGGGTTCGTTCACGCCCACCAGCAGCGCGGGGCTGGACAGCACCACGCCTGCCACGCCGCGCGGGTCCTGCAGGTACGAGGCGGCGGTGACGAGCCCCCCCAGGCTGTGTCCGAAGGCGAAGAGGGGGAGGGGGAGGGCGCGCAGCGATTCGCGCAGGGCGATGTGGTCCTGCACGAGGAGCGCCACGTCGTTCACGGCGCGGGGGCCTTCGCTGTGGCCGTGGCCGCGGTGGTCGTAGGTGTACACGCTGTACCCGGCGTCGTTGAGGGCCGTGATGAGGCGGTGGTAGCGGCCGCTGTACTCGCCGAAGCCGTGCGTGAGCAGGATGTTCGCGCGGGGGGTGGCGGCGGGCCACAGGAAGGTGCGGACGGGGACGCTGACCGTGACGGGCCACGGGCTGGGGGTGGGCATGGTCCAGTAAAGCATGTTCCGGGTGGGCGGCCGGGCGGGCGTGTGGGTGTAGGGGCGGGGTTGTATGAGCGTCCGGTCAAGGCCGGATGGAATTTCGGTTGTGCAAAATATGCTTAACTTGAGGGCGGAGGTTCCAACATGGCAGACATCGCACGTAAGGCAAGCGCCCACTGGTCCGGAGACCTGGCCAAAGGCGTCGGCACCGTCAGCACCGAGAGCGGCACCGTCAAGGACGCCCAGTACAGCTTCAAGACCCGCTTCGAGCAGGGGACCGGCACCAACCCCGAGGAGCTTCTCGCGGCGGCGCACGCGGGCTGCTTCACCATGCAGCTCTCCGCGCTGCTCGCCAGCGACGGTCACGCGCCCCAGGGCGTGGACACCGAAGCGACCTGCGAGATGGTCCGTTCCGGCCCCGGCTTCAAGGTCAGCACCATGCGCCTGAAGGTCACCGGCAGCGTCGAGGGCATCGATCAGGCGACCTTCGAGTCGTACGTCGCCAAGGCTGCCGACATGTGCCCCCTGAGCGGCGTTATGAAGGGCAACGTCGAGATCGTCCACGAAGCCACCCTGCTCTGACCCCCACGGGGATCACCGCGTCACCACGGAGGCCGCCCGGCACGCACGGGCGGCCTCCGTGGTGACGCGCATGCGCCTGCACCGTCCTGAAATGGGCGGCTCATCATCCGTACTACACTCTAACCATGACCCAGGCTGAACCGGTTCAGACGGCCCCCCTCGCGCCCACCGCGCCGCTCACTCCCGAGTGGTACAAGACGGCGGTGTTCTACGAACTGTCCGTCCGGACCTTCAACGACGGGAACGGCGACGGCAAAGGCGACTTCCCCGGCCTGACGGCCCGCCTCGACTACCTGCGGGCACTCGGCGTGGACTGCCTGTGGCTGCTGCCCTTCTACCCCAGCCCGCTGCGCGACGACGGGTACGACGTGGCCGACTACACCGGGATCCACCCGGACCTCGGCACGCTCGACGACTTCAAGGTCTTCCTGCGCGAAGCGCACGCCCGCAACCTCCGCGTGATCGGGGACCTCGTCACGAACCACACCTCCAGCGACCACGCGTGGTTCCAGGAGGCCCGCAAGGGCAAGACCCTGCCGGACGGCACGCCCAACCCCTACCACGACTACTACGTCTGGAGCGACACCGGCACCGAGTACGCCGACGCCCGCATCATCTTCACGGACACCGAGACGAGCAACTGGACGTGGGACGACATGGCCGGACAGTACTACTGGCACCGCTTCTTCAGCAGCCAGCCGGACCTGAACTTCGACAACCCCGCAGTGGTCGAGGAGATGCTGCGCGCCGCGCGCTTCTGGCTGGACCTCGGCGTGGACGGCTTCCGGGTGGACGCCGTACCGTACCTCGTGGAGCGCGAGGGCACGAACTGCGAGAACCTCCCCGAAACGCACGACATCCTGAAACGCATGCGGCAGCTCGTGGACGACGAGTACCCGGGCCGCCTGCTGCTCGCCGAGGCGAACCAGTGGCCGGAGGACGTCGCGCAGTACTTCGGGACGGAGGAGGAGCCGGAGTTCCACATGTGCTTCAACTTCCCGGTCATGCCGCGCCTGTACATGAGCCTCAAGCGTGAGGACACCACCAGCATCCGCGACATCATGGCGCGCCTGCCCGCCACGCCCAGCTTCGGGCAGTGGGCGACCTTCCTGCGCAACCACGACGAACTGACGCTCGAAATGGTCAGCGACGACGAGCGGGCCTTCATGTACGCCGCGTACGCGCCGGACCCGCGCATGAAGATCAACGTCGGCATCCGCCGCCGCCTCGCGCCGCTGCTCGACAACGACCGCCGCCGTATCGAACTGCTGAACGCCGTGCTGCTGTCCCTGCCGGGCAGCCCCATCCTGTACTACGGCGACGAGATCGGCATGGGCGACGACCTGTCGCTCGCGGACCGCAACGGTGTCCGCACCCCGATGCAGTGGGACGCGAGCCCCAACGCGGGCTTCTCGACGGCACTGCCGGAACAGCTGTTCTTCCCGGTCGTCAAGGAGACGGTGTACGGCTACCAGCGCGTGAACGTGGACGCCGAGGAACGCGACCCCGGCAGCCTGCTGCTGTTCACGCGCCGCCTGCTGGAACTGCGGCGCGCACACCCGGCCTTCGCGCTCGGTGGGCTGACCTTCGTGGAGACCGGCAACGAGGCCGTGCTGGCGTACACGCGCGAGCACGAGGGACAGACGCT encodes:
- a CDS encoding alpha/beta hydrolase → MPTPSPWPVTVSVPVRTFLWPAATPRANILLTHGFGEYSGRYHRLITALNDAGYSVYTYDHRGHGHSEGPRAVNDVALLVQDHIALRESLRALPLPLFAFGHSLGGLVTAASYLQDPRGVAGVVLSSPALLVGVNEPGWLKAAGRVLARVAPALPLTVLPTGGLSRVAEEVTAYEQDPQMYHGKVPVLTAISMLNVSEGLWAKVPAWTLPTLIVHGDADKLTDVNGSRRFAKEIASTDRTYTEVPGGYHELFNDTVRDEMTSALIGWLNART
- a CDS encoding OsmC family protein; the protein is MADIARKASAHWSGDLAKGVGTVSTESGTVKDAQYSFKTRFEQGTGTNPEELLAAAHAGCFTMQLSALLASDGHAPQGVDTEATCEMVRSGPGFKVSTMRLKVTGSVEGIDQATFESYVAKAADMCPLSGVMKGNVEIVHEATLL
- the treS gene encoding maltose alpha-D-glucosyltransferase, whose product is MTQAEPVQTAPLAPTAPLTPEWYKTAVFYELSVRTFNDGNGDGKGDFPGLTARLDYLRALGVDCLWLLPFYPSPLRDDGYDVADYTGIHPDLGTLDDFKVFLREAHARNLRVIGDLVTNHTSSDHAWFQEARKGKTLPDGTPNPYHDYYVWSDTGTEYADARIIFTDTETSNWTWDDMAGQYYWHRFFSSQPDLNFDNPAVVEEMLRAARFWLDLGVDGFRVDAVPYLVEREGTNCENLPETHDILKRMRQLVDDEYPGRLLLAEANQWPEDVAQYFGTEEEPEFHMCFNFPVMPRLYMSLKREDTTSIRDIMARLPATPSFGQWATFLRNHDELTLEMVSDDERAFMYAAYAPDPRMKINVGIRRRLAPLLDNDRRRIELLNAVLLSLPGSPILYYGDEIGMGDDLSLADRNGVRTPMQWDASPNAGFSTALPEQLFFPVVKETVYGYQRVNVDAEERDPGSLLLFTRRLLELRRAHPAFALGGLTFVETGNEAVLAYTREHEGQTLLVVANFAANAQSAQLDLSAYNHRTPVTLTGGAAFPPITDAPYHLTIGRHDWYWMKLN